Proteins encoded by one window of Chryseobacterium aquaeductus:
- a CDS encoding TonB-dependent receptor plug domain-containing protein, translating to MKKNYQLIIALGIIMIGGTVSAQEKDSLRSAQVEEVKILGSRNKNRVSTDTPVPVDVINISSQGILAPQTDLTQILNYAAPSFTSNTATVADGTDHIDPAQLRGLGPDQVLVLLNNKRRHTSSLVNINGTPGRGTVGTDLNAIPAFAIERLEVLRDGASAQYGSDAIAGVINVVMKKSTNQLTSAITAGSFNSKGSNDHHGGWDGDKYQLDLNYGTKIGNKGFINLTGSLLSRGDTSRAMAATDAIYNAYNAIEKRALENGVNISSLFSNINNTSNSTQILNYIKQYAPNIGYFTSAQQTAIQNAGTISAMQSALNFDVTDKELAYRGLTRDDFNMRVGQSKLFSGQLYVNSEFDISSSVRAYAFGGYSYRNGNAAGFYRRPNQSRTATSIYQNGFLPEIDSDVQDFSLAAGFKGKLGSINYDVSNTFGQNTFDYTIKNTANASIQYPSKTEFNAGGLGFSQNTINADFDTKIDFLKGFNIAFGVEGRFENFKIKQGEEASWALYDINGNIQNASTAANLKPTDFYNGVIAVVEGNNFYAGSPIKDSNGNTIGYNPYNGTRPGGSQVFPGFRPVNDISKGRSSMGAYIDTELDVTDKLLVSGALRFENYSDFGSTFNYKFATRYKITENINFRGALSSGFRAPSLHQLYFNSTSTQFVAGNPFEVGIFSNDSSVAKKLGIPDLKQERSNSYSAGFTFKMPTANLTFAVDGYYIKIKDRIVLTDQFSPDSSTKSFFDEANATAAAFFANAIDTQTKGIESVISHKAKFGGTFTLNSDLAVTISKTNRVGDIHASPVLSSNANLNKYYSEASRIYLEEAIPRFKTSLNNTVNFGKFNVMLRNVYFGKVTDPNAVDANGDGIVGAQIINGQVVETEHQIMSAKIITDLSLAYQLFKNIKVTLGANNLFDVYPDRNTDPLTAKRASIDGNGNLVYTAAPTRIDLTNSNQFVYSRNVSQFGMNGRYVFMRLNMNF from the coding sequence ATGAAGAAAAATTACCAATTAATTATTGCTTTGGGAATAATAATGATAGGAGGTACCGTTTCCGCTCAGGAAAAGGACTCCTTAAGATCAGCCCAGGTTGAAGAAGTTAAGATCTTAGGCTCACGAAATAAAAACAGAGTTTCTACTGATACTCCTGTACCTGTAGATGTTATTAACATTTCTTCACAAGGAATTCTGGCTCCACAAACGGATCTTACCCAGATCCTGAATTATGCAGCACCTTCTTTTACCTCCAATACTGCTACCGTTGCAGACGGAACCGATCACATAGATCCTGCACAACTGCGTGGCTTAGGACCTGATCAGGTTCTGGTGCTTCTTAACAACAAAAGGAGACATACTTCTTCTTTGGTAAACATCAATGGAACTCCAGGAAGAGGTACTGTAGGAACCGACCTGAATGCCATTCCCGCATTTGCCATAGAACGGTTAGAGGTTCTTAGAGACGGAGCTTCCGCACAATATGGTTCCGATGCAATTGCAGGGGTTATTAATGTTGTCATGAAAAAAAGTACGAATCAGCTTACTTCTGCCATAACTGCCGGAAGTTTTAACTCAAAAGGCTCTAACGATCATCATGGAGGATGGGATGGAGATAAGTATCAGCTTGATCTTAACTATGGAACAAAAATAGGCAACAAAGGGTTTATAAATCTTACGGGAAGCCTGCTCAGCAGGGGAGATACCAGTCGTGCGATGGCGGCAACAGATGCTATTTATAATGCTTATAATGCAATAGAGAAAAGAGCTTTGGAAAATGGAGTTAATATTTCTTCTCTTTTTTCAAATATTAACAATACATCTAACAGTACACAGATACTCAACTATATTAAACAGTATGCACCGAATATAGGTTATTTTACAAGTGCGCAACAAACAGCAATTCAAAATGCAGGAACGATAAGCGCAATGCAGTCTGCTTTAAATTTTGATGTTACAGATAAAGAATTGGCTTACCGCGGTCTTACCAGAGATGATTTTAATATGAGGGTCGGGCAGTCGAAACTTTTCAGTGGACAATTGTATGTGAATTCAGAGTTTGATATTTCTTCTTCAGTTCGCGCTTATGCTTTTGGCGGATATTCATACAGAAATGGTAACGCTGCAGGTTTTTACAGAAGACCAAACCAATCGAGAACAGCAACCTCTATCTACCAGAACGGGTTTTTACCGGAAATAGACTCTGATGTACAGGACTTTTCCTTAGCGGCAGGATTTAAAGGCAAATTAGGTAGCATAAATTATGATGTAAGCAATACTTTTGGACAAAACACGTTTGATTATACCATTAAGAATACTGCGAATGCCAGTATACAGTATCCGAGTAAAACAGAATTTAATGCAGGGGGGTTAGGCTTTTCTCAGAATACCATCAATGCAGATTTTGATACGAAGATAGATTTTCTAAAAGGGTTCAACATTGCGTTCGGAGTAGAAGGAAGATTTGAAAATTTCAAAATAAAACAAGGAGAAGAGGCTTCATGGGCTTTGTACGACATTAATGGTAATATTCAAAATGCTTCGACAGCGGCAAATTTAAAACCTACGGATTTTTACAATGGTGTAATTGCGGTTGTTGAAGGCAATAACTTTTATGCAGGTTCCCCTATCAAAGATTCCAATGGTAATACTATAGGTTATAATCCGTACAATGGAACAAGACCCGGCGGATCACAGGTTTTTCCGGGATTCAGACCGGTAAACGATATCAGTAAAGGGCGGTCTTCTATGGGAGCGTATATTGATACAGAGCTTGATGTTACAGACAAATTGCTGGTAAGTGGAGCTTTACGATTCGAAAACTATTCGGATTTTGGTTCTACTTTTAACTACAAATTCGCTACTCGTTATAAAATCACAGAGAATATTAATTTCAGAGGAGCCCTTTCTTCAGGTTTCAGGGCGCCATCACTTCATCAACTGTATTTTAATTCTACATCTACCCAGTTTGTAGCAGGAAATCCTTTTGAGGTAGGCATCTTTTCCAATGACTCCAGCGTTGCAAAAAAACTGGGGATACCGGATTTAAAGCAGGAAAGATCAAACAGCTATTCAGCAGGTTTCACTTTTAAAATGCCTACAGCAAATTTAACCTTTGCCGTTGATGGTTATTATATTAAGATTAAAGACAGAATTGTACTTACAGATCAGTTTTCTCCGGATAGTTCCACGAAGTCTTTTTTTGATGAAGCCAACGCCACGGCTGCAGCATTTTTTGCCAACGCAATCGATACTCAGACAAAAGGGATAGAATCTGTGATTTCTCATAAAGCTAAGTTTGGAGGTACTTTTACATTAAACTCAGATTTAGCAGTTACCATTTCCAAAACCAATAGGGTAGGAGATATTCATGCTTCTCCTGTTTTATCATCGAATGCTAATCTTAATAAATACTATTCTGAAGCAAGCAGGATATATCTGGAAGAAGCGATACCAAGATTTAAAACTTCATTGAATAACACGGTAAACTTTGGCAAATTTAATGTGATGCTCAGAAATGTTTACTTCGGTAAAGTAACGGATCCGAATGCGGTTGATGCTAATGGAGATGGCATTGTAGGAGCTCAGATTATTAATGGTCAGGTTGTAGAGACGGAACATCAAATTATGAGTGCAAAAATTATTACCGATCTATCTTTGGCTTATCAGCTGTTTAAAAATATTAAGGTTACATTGGGAGCTAACAATCTTTTTGATGTATATCCCGATAGGAATACTGATCCGCTTACCGCGAAGAGAGCTTCTATTGATGGCAATGGAAATTTAGTATATACTGCTGCGCCTACAAGGATAGATTTAACCAATTCAAACCAGTTTGTCTACTCCAGAAATGTTTCTCAGTTTGGGATGAATGGGAGATATGTATTTATGAGATTAAATATGAACTTTTAA
- a CDS encoding cysteine peptidase family C39 domain-containing protein, which produces MKRVVGEQGTGGDITKSFFQNAKIALKEEIPLGSIVGQTKDYTCASNALKMILDDLGIVRSEDYLADIIDTVHKGANRGANILDIPKGLMKESRFDAIEAIARGGKKDVISVNALEKLLKKPGRKAVVSVQHKDFGAHAMVVDKIENGRVFLRDPLPMYQGSSYSVALEDFKKVFRGRFVTIK; this is translated from the coding sequence TTGAAGAGAGTTGTAGGAGAACAGGGAACGGGAGGAGATATTACCAAATCATTTTTCCAAAATGCAAAAATTGCTTTAAAAGAAGAGATACCTTTAGGAAGTATAGTAGGGCAGACGAAAGATTATACCTGTGCTTCCAATGCTTTGAAAATGATTTTGGATGACTTGGGGATTGTAAGATCCGAAGACTATTTGGCAGATATCATAGATACGGTTCACAAAGGAGCAAATAGAGGAGCAAATATCTTGGATATTCCAAAAGGTCTTATGAAAGAATCTCGTTTTGATGCCATTGAAGCCATTGCAAGAGGAGGAAAAAAAGATGTAATAAGTGTAAATGCCTTAGAAAAGCTGTTGAAAAAACCGGGAAGAAAAGCAGTAGTAAGTGTTCAACATAAAGATTTTGGTGCACATGCCATGGTGGTAGATAAGATAGAGAACGGACGGGTATTTTTACGGGATCCACTTCCAATGTATCAAGGATCTTCTTACAGTGTAGCTTTGGAAGACTTTAAAAAAGTATTTAGAGGAAGATTTGTAACAATTAAATAA
- a CDS encoding nucleotidyltransferase family protein, which translates to MSRVKPEAIWQHDKVLPYILTRLKDKINEITAVEKIILFGSRGRLPLERWNELEGKDWDILVQTRCKLKNTRVLLNEEYHLDLLVLDENQAKKFTENMTTKELFPINELECIMTKNEENE; encoded by the coding sequence ATGAGCCGGGTAAAACCCGAGGCTATTTGGCAGCACGATAAAGTGCTGCCTTATATCCTCACGCGTCTTAAAGACAAGATTAATGAGATTACTGCGGTAGAAAAGATTATTCTTTTCGGAAGCAGAGGAAGGCTTCCTTTGGAACGCTGGAACGAACTGGAAGGGAAAGACTGGGATATTTTGGTACAAACTAGATGTAAACTGAAAAATACAAGGGTTCTGTTAAATGAAGAGTATCACCTAGATCTTTTGGTATTGGACGAAAATCAAGCTAAAAAATTCACCGAGAATATGACCACCAAAGAACTTTTTCCCATCAATGAATTAGAATGTATAATGACTAAAAACGAGGAGAATGAGTGA
- a CDS encoding M15 family metallopeptidase: MDTFTLQKIEKLHPLVRDEVKKIIEACDKALTGNAKVRITQGLRTFQEQAKLYAQGRTTAGKRVTNAKSGQSIHNYGFAVDICLIIDGKSASWDTAKDWDNDRIADWNECVKIFSNYGWEWGGSWKTFRDLPHFQKKEYGNWRVLQELSKDKEGYPIVQPIKPKT; this comes from the coding sequence ATGGACACATTTACATTACAAAAAATCGAAAAACTTCATCCTCTTGTGCGAGATGAAGTAAAAAAAATCATTGAAGCTTGCGATAAAGCCCTTACAGGAAACGCTAAGGTAAGAATCACGCAAGGATTAAGAACATTTCAGGAGCAGGCAAAGCTTTATGCTCAGGGCAGAACAACTGCTGGAAAAAGAGTAACCAATGCGAAATCAGGACAAAGCATCCACAACTATGGTTTTGCCGTGGATATATGCCTGATTATTGACGGAAAGTCTGCAAGCTGGGATACTGCAAAAGACTGGGATAATGACCGGATTGCCGACTGGAACGAATGCGTGAAGATCTTTAGTAATTACGGCTGGGAATGGGGCGGAAGCTGGAAAACCTTCAGAGATTTGCCCCACTTTCAAAAAAAAGAGTACGGAAACTGGAGAGTATTACAAGAACTTTCTAAAGACAAAGAAGGATATCCTATCGTTCAACCCATAAAACCCAAAACATGA
- a CDS encoding helix-turn-helix domain-containing protein, with protein MNPDKLQAVKKLLESRTSPKEVAKTLEISVAILYRWIPISGKLIILVIANIVSLLWFEVKKKNSF; from the coding sequence ATGAATCCCGACAAACTACAGGCGGTTAAAAAACTATTGGAAAGCAGAACTTCTCCCAAAGAAGTAGCAAAAACTCTCGAAATATCTGTGGCGATACTCTACCGATGGATTCCTATTTCCGGAAAACTAATAATCTTGGTAATAGCAAATATTGTATCTCTTCTCTGGTTTGAAGTCAAAAAAAAAAATAGTTTTTAA
- a CDS encoding TlpA family protein disulfide reductase: protein MKKIFLLSGMLFAFSLHAQFSINIQTPAEFKEKDAILYTLNGSKDIIVSKEQNKNNSWVFKYPKNYSGMMKVYFPNTNNSVSFISENKNVSIKLETENNKIKNVIYQDEANELMNSIQESSQKKEMILPALAQIKEYYKDNTVFGKALVTEIANLSGSNTTDVSKYPFISYYNTNYAKFLSNNPAKKVSQEEVIDFFDKSNDMLESSSLIRPILVAFLNNGGNANVEQSVDKLLTKLKVETPRGQTVLSELIDIFDVYEMNDFKSKYLTLAKNLKCTITDRLASTLKSNANVEIGATFPNYKFQSAVNTTAQSIADVKADKKIVVFWSSTCSHCETELPKLLEKYNDIKSKNIQVIGLSLDSDKDAYNNKIKVFPWINDSELRGWNSSYADTYNIHATPSYFILDANNKIISKPNHVGDVLNYLNIK from the coding sequence ATGAAAAAAATATTCTTATTATCAGGAATGCTTTTCGCATTTTCTTTGCATGCACAGTTTTCAATAAATATCCAAACGCCTGCAGAATTTAAGGAAAAAGATGCTATTTTATATACGTTGAACGGATCTAAAGATATTATCGTTTCGAAGGAGCAGAACAAAAATAATTCATGGGTTTTTAAATATCCCAAAAATTATTCTGGTATGATGAAGGTGTATTTCCCGAATACAAATAATAGTGTAAGCTTTATATCTGAAAATAAAAATGTAAGTATCAAACTGGAGACTGAGAATAACAAAATAAAAAACGTAATCTATCAGGATGAAGCCAATGAATTGATGAATTCTATTCAAGAATCGTCTCAGAAAAAAGAAATGATTCTTCCGGCTTTAGCTCAGATAAAAGAGTATTACAAGGACAACACAGTTTTTGGAAAAGCATTAGTAACAGAGATTGCCAATCTTTCGGGATCAAATACTACTGATGTATCAAAATATCCTTTTATCTCTTACTATAATACCAATTATGCTAAATTTTTATCAAATAATCCTGCCAAAAAAGTTTCTCAAGAGGAAGTGATCGATTTCTTTGATAAATCGAACGATATGCTAGAATCATCATCTTTAATAAGACCTATTTTGGTTGCCTTTTTAAATAATGGCGGAAATGCCAACGTTGAACAATCCGTTGATAAATTGCTAACGAAACTAAAGGTGGAAACACCCCGTGGACAAACCGTTTTGTCGGAGTTGATTGATATTTTTGATGTATATGAAATGAATGATTTTAAGAGTAAATATCTGACTCTGGCGAAAAATCTTAAATGTACAATCACTGACAGACTGGCATCAACTCTAAAGTCAAATGCTAATGTAGAAATTGGAGCTACATTTCCTAATTATAAATTTCAGTCGGCTGTTAATACAACAGCTCAATCTATTGCAGATGTGAAGGCTGATAAAAAAATAGTGGTTTTTTGGTCTTCTACATGCTCACACTGTGAGACAGAACTTCCGAAACTTTTGGAGAAATATAATGACATAAAATCAAAAAACATTCAGGTAATCGGTCTTTCTTTAGATTCTGATAAAGATGCTTACAACAATAAAATTAAAGTCTTCCCGTGGATCAATGACTCGGAACTCAGAGGTTGGAACAGTTCGTATGCTGATACATACAATATACACGCTACACCAAGTTATTTTATTTTAGATGCTAACAATAAGATTATCAGTAAACCAAATCATGTAGGTGATGTTTTAAACTATTTAAATATAAAATAA
- a CDS encoding T9SS type A sorting domain-containing protein, which produces MKKNLLAIGLLAVSFSVQAQNVLLHVDDTATMYVSTGSLVYNGGGLQSRGSGTIDLHGNMMIVGTATDDIRTVPTGGTPNPSNVVVRLNQPSTPVTSTYGQLYIKGIPQGNITGNVEKEYAATEHGGYQQIGIPFFGKTFSSLSTELGGNFNNSRWQGREILKWSNSNLRWDGSIIPAAPIPSATTPGITIDVASSTTAADRTAYYTLGSADMNPALLHTIKGRPFTDGISGVNTIGLVPTTVTSFGTLGNNQNVYREKYNTYIFDTFDSAVPWSTSTTFGKYVYQFSNPYLTNLDLSFIGWQEPGAVHDNNAFTNVWGIVADPQNVVYNGTTGTTATYAATQIVNFDETSHKPVGNFTTLIIKPLSTFKIKLRDATSQQMDFDNLRRFSNSPRAEGTSYGVTAAKNTNAGSIKQLGVLALDSAGNQIGETYYVVAPQFSTGNFANPSISSVQAMTNTSAIIQTFEETTTGGIDQNFASTYRLYINEANETNYLGKRIDLNIFGSNVASLKFEIRDDTTLVPNTTHLLSSGTGFYYTVGTTGQVMQAKQGDVIPVSGNTNYGLYYGAPTSTLNTNEIKPTSRTLVTYNPNINNYIVRFDPDWKSASIEVFDASGKLVISEKSVKTSSDFVIRLDSAIKAGYIVRVIGNEGTTVNTKILIK; this is translated from the coding sequence ATGAAAAAAAATTTATTAGCTATAGGACTTTTAGCGGTCAGTTTTTCTGTTCAGGCGCAGAATGTTCTACTACACGTAGATGACACCGCTACTATGTATGTAAGCACAGGTAGCCTAGTTTATAATGGCGGAGGCCTTCAATCAAGAGGAAGTGGAACTATTGATCTGCATGGTAACATGATGATCGTAGGAACGGCCACTGATGATATCAGAACTGTTCCTACAGGTGGGACTCCAAATCCTTCTAATGTTGTTGTCAGACTCAACCAACCTTCTACTCCTGTTACTTCAACGTATGGTCAACTGTACATCAAAGGTATTCCGCAAGGTAATATAACGGGTAATGTAGAGAAAGAATATGCTGCAACAGAACATGGTGGTTATCAGCAGATTGGTATACCTTTCTTTGGAAAAACATTTTCAAGTCTAAGTACTGAGTTAGGTGGGAATTTCAATAACTCAAGATGGCAGGGAAGAGAAATCTTAAAGTGGAGTAATTCAAATCTGAGATGGGATGGTTCTATCATACCAGCTGCTCCGATCCCTAGTGCGACAACACCTGGTATTACTATAGATGTAGCATCATCTACCACTGCAGCTGATAGAACTGCTTATTACACTTTAGGGTCAGCGGATATGAATCCAGCTCTCCTACATACAATAAAAGGGAGACCTTTTACAGATGGGATATCGGGAGTGAACACTATCGGTTTGGTTCCTACTACTGTTACAAGTTTTGGAACTCTAGGAAACAATCAAAATGTATACCGAGAAAAATACAATACATACATTTTCGATACATTCGATAGTGCAGTACCTTGGAGTACTTCTACAACATTCGGTAAATATGTATACCAGTTTTCAAACCCATATTTAACGAATTTAGATCTGTCATTTATTGGTTGGCAAGAGCCAGGTGCTGTGCATGATAATAATGCATTTACTAATGTTTGGGGTATCGTTGCTGATCCTCAAAACGTAGTTTATAACGGTACAACAGGTACTACAGCTACATACGCGGCGACACAAATCGTAAATTTTGATGAAACTAGTCATAAGCCGGTAGGTAATTTTACAACATTGATTATTAAACCTCTAAGTACTTTCAAAATTAAACTAAGAGATGCTACTTCTCAGCAAATGGATTTTGATAACTTGAGAAGATTTAGTAATTCCCCAAGAGCAGAAGGTACTTCTTATGGTGTTACTGCTGCTAAAAATACTAATGCAGGGTCTATAAAACAATTAGGTGTGTTGGCCTTGGACTCAGCAGGTAATCAAATAGGTGAAACTTACTATGTTGTAGCACCTCAATTTAGTACTGGAAATTTTGCAAATCCTAGTATTTCATCAGTTCAGGCAATGACTAATACTTCGGCAATAATTCAAACATTTGAAGAAACGACTACTGGAGGAATTGATCAGAATTTTGCGTCTACTTACAGACTATATATTAACGAAGCTAATGAAACTAACTATCTAGGTAAAAGAATTGATCTTAATATTTTTGGTTCGAATGTCGCTTCTCTTAAATTTGAGATTAGAGACGATACTACACTAGTTCCTAATACAACACACTTACTGTCAAGCGGTACTGGTTTTTATTATACCGTTGGTACAACAGGACAGGTTATGCAAGCTAAACAAGGAGATGTGATTCCTGTGAGTGGTAACACAAACTACGGTTTGTATTACGGAGCTCCTACAAGCACCTTGAATACAAACGAAATCAAACCTACGTCAAGAACGCTTGTGACTTACAATCCTAATATTAATAACTACATCGTAAGATTCGATCCTGATTGGAAATCTGCTTCAATAGAAGTCTTTGATGCGAGTGGAAAGCTTGTTATCTCGGAGAAATCAGTTAAAACTAGCTCAGATTTCGTAATAAGATTAGATTCAGCAATTAAAGCTGGATATATTGTACGAGTGATAGGAAACGAGGGAACTACTGTTAATACAAAAATATTAATTAAATAA
- the clpX gene encoding ATP-dependent Clp protease ATP-binding subunit ClpX, whose amino-acid sequence MNANLCSFCGKKRNEVQMLVSGQNGFICESCIEQAHSIVKESVSPAGYSPAETIDELKKPKQIKEFLNQYVIGQDQAKKQLSIAVYNHYKRLLHAKDENREVELEKSNIIMIGETGTGKTLLAKTIAKELNVPFCIVDATILTEAGYVGEDVESILSRLLMVADYDVEKAEKGIVFIDEIDKIARKSDNPSITRDVSGEGVQQGLLKLLEGSIVNVPPQGGRKHPDQKYIQVNTQNILFIAGGAFDGIKEIIERRMNKQAIGFSSEKMNKVDNDDDVLTNLNAIDLRSFGLIPELLGRFPIITYLEKLTKETMIRIMTEPKNSITNQFVELFKMDGTKLVFTEGSINKIVDETMEKGLGARGLRGTTEKVLEDYMFSIGEDEEIILTEDNIFFNK is encoded by the coding sequence ATGAACGCAAACCTATGTTCTTTCTGTGGCAAGAAAAGAAATGAAGTACAAATGTTGGTCTCGGGACAAAACGGTTTTATATGCGAAAGCTGTATCGAGCAGGCACATTCTATCGTTAAAGAAAGTGTGTCTCCGGCAGGATATTCTCCGGCAGAAACGATTGACGAGCTGAAAAAGCCAAAACAAATAAAGGAATTTCTTAATCAGTATGTAATTGGTCAGGACCAGGCAAAAAAACAATTATCCATCGCTGTATACAATCACTACAAAAGATTGCTTCACGCAAAGGACGAAAACAGAGAGGTAGAGCTTGAGAAGTCAAATATCATTATGATTGGCGAAACGGGAACAGGTAAAACCCTTTTGGCAAAAACAATTGCCAAAGAGCTGAATGTGCCGTTCTGTATTGTGGATGCAACGATTTTAACAGAAGCAGGATATGTGGGTGAAGATGTAGAAAGTATCTTATCCAGGTTACTGATGGTTGCAGATTATGATGTGGAAAAAGCAGAAAAAGGAATCGTATTTATTGATGAAATTGATAAAATTGCCAGAAAATCTGATAATCCAAGTATCACAAGAGATGTTTCCGGAGAAGGCGTGCAACAAGGTTTGCTGAAATTACTTGAAGGAAGCATTGTGAATGTTCCGCCACAAGGGGGAAGAAAACATCCCGATCAGAAGTATATTCAGGTAAATACACAAAATATATTATTCATTGCTGGTGGAGCTTTTGACGGTATTAAAGAGATTATCGAAAGAAGAATGAATAAGCAGGCGATAGGTTTCAGTTCTGAAAAAATGAATAAAGTAGATAATGATGACGATGTATTAACAAATCTTAATGCAATTGATTTGAGATCATTCGGATTAATTCCTGAACTTTTGGGAAGGTTTCCAATCATCACCTATCTAGAAAAGTTGACCAAGGAAACCATGATAAGAATCATGACTGAACCTAAAAACTCAATAACCAATCAATTTGTTGAATTATTCAAGATGGATGGTACCAAACTGGTTTTCACCGAAGGCTCGATTAACAAAATTGTAGACGAAACAATGGAGAAAGGTTTAGGAGCCAGAGGTCTGCGTGGTACCACAGAAAAAGTGTTGGAAGACTACATGTTTTCGATCGGAGAGGATGAGGAAATCATATTAACAGAAGATAATATTTTCTTTAATAAATAA
- a CDS encoding HIT family protein: MSSIFTKIINGEIPAYKIAENDHFIAFLDVMPLVKGHTLIVPKKEVDLIFDLESEEYKNLWGFAQEVAKKIKNAIPCVRVGVAVVGLEVPHAHIHLIPLQKVEDMNFKNERLKLSVEEYTEIQKSIINN, from the coding sequence ATGAGTTCTATATTCACGAAAATTATCAATGGCGAAATACCTGCATACAAAATTGCAGAGAATGATCATTTTATTGCTTTTTTAGATGTAATGCCATTGGTAAAAGGGCATACGCTGATAGTTCCCAAAAAGGAAGTTGATTTGATTTTTGATCTGGAAAGTGAAGAGTACAAAAATCTCTGGGGATTTGCGCAGGAAGTTGCAAAAAAAATAAAAAATGCAATTCCATGTGTAAGGGTAGGAGTTGCTGTAGTGGGTCTTGAGGTTCCGCATGCTCACATTCATCTCATACCGCTGCAAAAAGTGGAAGACATGAATTTTAAAAACGAACGCTTAAAATTATCTGTAGAAGAATATACAGAAATTCAAAAATCAATCATTAATAATTAA
- the greA gene encoding transcription elongation factor GreA yields MASYVTKEGLEKMKAELEQLEKIERPKITQQIAEARDKGDLSENAEYDAAKEAQGMLEMRISKLKDIVTTSKVIDETQLDTSKVSILTTVRLMNNDTKKEQVFKLVPDNESDLKTGKISVNTPIAKGLLGKVIGDTAEIVLPNGNKLSFEVLEITL; encoded by the coding sequence ATGGCGAGCTATGTAACTAAGGAAGGATTAGAGAAAATGAAAGCCGAGCTTGAGCAATTGGAAAAGATAGAGAGACCAAAAATTACTCAGCAGATAGCAGAAGCAAGAGATAAAGGTGATTTGTCTGAAAATGCAGAATATGATGCAGCCAAAGAAGCACAAGGAATGTTGGAAATGAGAATTTCTAAACTGAAAGATATTGTTACCACTTCTAAAGTGATAGACGAAACACAATTGGATACTTCAAAAGTTTCAATCTTAACAACCGTGAGATTGATGAATAATGATACAAAAAAAGAACAGGTTTTTAAATTGGTTCCGGATAATGAGAGCGATCTGAAAACAGGAAAAATCTCTGTAAACACACCTATAGCAAAAGGACTGCTTGGGAAAGTGATCGGCGATACCGCAGAAATTGTTTTGCCGAATGGTAACAAATTGTCATTTGAAGTTCTTGAGATTACACTTTAG
- the dtd gene encoding D-aminoacyl-tRNA deacylase: protein MKAVIQRVSEASVQVDGKIVGEIGKGLMLLIGVDEQDEKTDAEWLIQKILNLRIFGDENEKLNLSVKDISGEILCISQFTLIADYKKGNRPSFIKAAKPDKAVPLFEYFKEEIKKSGLKTESGIFGADMKVSLINDGPVTIVMDSITKV, encoded by the coding sequence ATGAAAGCTGTCATCCAAAGGGTTTCTGAGGCAAGTGTACAAGTTGACGGGAAAATTGTAGGAGAAATAGGAAAAGGACTCATGCTTTTGATTGGCGTCGACGAACAAGATGAAAAAACCGATGCAGAATGGCTTATTCAAAAAATTCTAAACCTTAGGATTTTCGGAGACGAAAACGAAAAACTTAATCTATCTGTGAAAGATATTTCGGGAGAGATTCTTTGCATCAGTCAATTTACATTGATTGCCGATTACAAAAAGGGAAATCGTCCTTCATTTATAAAAGCTGCAAAGCCTGACAAGGCAGTTCCACTTTTCGAGTATTTCAAAGAAGAAATAAAAAAATCCGGTCTAAAAACTGAAAGCGGAATTTTCGGTGCAGATATGAAAGTTTCACTCATTAATGATGGTCCGGTTACCATTGTAATGGATTCCATCACAAAAGTTTAA